GAAATAgaaattacatttatttttctttgcTGACGGAAACAGTTTTTCCAAAAATTTTGGCAACTCTAGCGGCTTCCTCCTCCTGCTGTTGAAGTTTTATTCTTGCTAATTCTTCTGGATCTGTTGTACGTGGTTGAAGTTTAAGTTTTGGTCTCTCTGGATCATCAACTACTTCAACAGTACTTCGGTGACTATCACGAGTCGAGTTCCCGCGTCTACGATTTGAAGAATGAGCGTTTACCCACTTACCATTTTGAAGACGTTCatttttatcacttttttCATGTTGATTACTACGATTATTGTATCCATTTCCTTTTTTATTGTCATGACGTTGACTGCTCATAGGATTATTACCTTTTTGTTGACCATAACTTCCTCCACGTTTATTCATGTTTCCTCCATCACGTGGTTTTGTGTTTGCAATATCAATACGTAGTGGTCTATCAACAAACGCATGACCATTAAACTTGAGAGCTTTAGCTAAATCTTCACGTGTACGAAATTCAACATAAGCATAtcctttaaatttatcagtCTCTCTATCACGTACCATTTTTACCTCAACCATCtgcaaaaaatttaattttttttttacatgattacattaataaaaattaaatgttacCAATTAAACATACATCACAACCTTTGAAGATATCATCCATGTCACCTTGAATAGTGTCATATGGTAAGTTTCCAACATAAACTTTAAAAGGTGGATTTTCAGGAAGCTGAACAATTTCCTTTC
This Strongyloides ratti genome assembly S_ratti_ED321, chromosome : 2 DNA region includes the following protein-coding sequences:
- a CDS encoding Eukaryotic translation initiation factor 4H; translated protein: MSERKEIVQLPENPPFKVYVGNLPYDTIQGDMDDIFKGCDMVEVKMVRDRETDKFKGYAYVEFRTREDLAKALKFNGHAFVDRPLRIDIANTKPRDGGNMNKRGGSYGQQKGNNPMSSQRHDNKKGNGYNNRSNQHEKSDKNERLQNGKWVNAHSSNRRRGNSTRDSHRSTVEVVDDPERPKLKLQPRTTDPEELARIKLQQQEEEAARVAKIFGKTVSVSKEK